In a genomic window of Zingiber officinale cultivar Zhangliang chromosome 9B, Zo_v1.1, whole genome shotgun sequence:
- the LOC122024986 gene encoding uncharacterized protein LOC122024986: MSGLSLAVRQCPDHESTAGSADEKTPAVASKRQGQAVVGGAMGSLRVIEIQLVAFVVVFSASGLVPLIDLAFPAFATLYVLALSRFAFPAVSSGGGRELFRGSRAFRAYVVAGTTVGLFLPLAYVLGGFARGGDHAVRAAAPHLFLLSCQILTENVVSGMEIFSPPVRAIVVLLYTVRRVFIIVDWIYIVWASKTPPLNASVDDVAWIWFGRVLSTANLLYFSINLFAFLIPRFLPTAFEKYFKEREEIHAKAVEDKKGD, translated from the exons ATGTCCGGCCTCTCTCTCGCCGTCCGGCAGTGCCCCGACCACGAATCCACTGCGGGGTCGGCTGACGAAAAGACACCGGCGGTGGCGAGCAAGCGTCAGGGACAGGCTGTCGTCGGCGGCGCGATGGGTTCCCTCCGCGTGATCGAGATCCAGCTCGTGGCCTTCGTCGTGGTCTTCTCCGCCAGCGGCCTCGTGCCCCTCATCGACCTCGCCTTCCCGGCATTCGCCACGCTCTACGTCCTCGCCCTCTCCCGCTTCGCCTTTCCCGCCGTCAGTTCCGGCGGTGGACGCGAGCTCTTCCGAGGCAGCCGGGCGTTCCGCGCCTACGTGGTGGCGGGGACCACCGTGGGGCTGTTCCTGCCGCTGGCGTACGTGCTCGGGGGCTTCGCGCGGGGCGGCGACCACGCCGTGCGCGCCGCCGCGCCgcacctcttcctcctctcctgcCAGATCCTGACGGAGAACGTCGTCAGCGGGATGGAGATCTTCTCGCCGCCAGTTCGCGCCATCGTGGTGCTCCTCTACACCGTCCGCAGAGTCTTCATCATCGTCGACTGGATCTACATCGTCTGGGCCAGCAAAACGCCGCCGCTCAATGCATCCGTCGAC GATGTGGCGTGGATATGGTTCGGGAGGGTGCTGTCAACGGCTAATCTCCTCTATTTCTCCATTAACCTGTTTGCTTTCTTGATCCCGCGGTTTCTGCCGACGGCGTTCGAGAAGTACTTCAAGGAAAGGGAGGAGATCCACGCGAAGGCGGTGGAAGACAAGAAAGGAGACTGA